A window of Cohnella herbarum contains these coding sequences:
- the cyoA gene encoding ubiquinol oxidase subunit II translates to MKLSKVSKRMAAVLMPILLLLTTGCTKNIVVLDPKGPIAEQQMDLMIVSLILSCIVIVPVLVMTAIIIWRYREREGRQAAYTPRWEHSTRLEVVWWGIPIIVILILAVITVKGTYALEPSKPLESAEKPITVQVTSLNWKWLFQYPEQGIATVNELKIPEGVPVRFEITADSPMNSFWIPQLGGQMYAMSGMAMTLYLQADEVGEYWGSGANFTGTHFSDMYFDVESMTRDRFDDWVAGIKETSSALTLEGYKQLVEPSTSAVQTFSSFPEGLFEMTVTKYGASHNHGLSWEQAKKFQFEE, encoded by the coding sequence ATGAAATTATCCAAAGTTTCGAAGCGGATGGCGGCGGTTCTTATGCCGATTCTGTTGCTTCTCACTACCGGATGCACGAAAAATATCGTCGTACTGGATCCTAAAGGACCGATCGCGGAGCAGCAGATGGATTTGATGATCGTCTCATTGATCTTGAGCTGTATCGTCATTGTCCCCGTGCTGGTCATGACGGCGATCATCATCTGGCGTTATCGAGAAAGAGAAGGCAGACAAGCCGCGTATACGCCGCGTTGGGAGCACAGTACGAGACTAGAGGTGGTCTGGTGGGGCATTCCGATTATCGTCATCCTCATTCTGGCCGTGATTACAGTGAAAGGCACATACGCGCTTGAACCTTCCAAGCCGCTGGAATCGGCCGAGAAACCGATAACCGTTCAGGTCACTTCCTTGAACTGGAAATGGTTGTTCCAATACCCGGAGCAAGGAATTGCGACGGTGAATGAGCTGAAGATTCCGGAGGGTGTCCCGGTTCGATTTGAAATTACAGCCGATTCTCCAATGAATTCCTTCTGGATTCCGCAGCTCGGCGGTCAGATGTACGCGATGTCCGGCATGGCCATGACGCTTTACTTACAGGCCGATGAGGTCGGGGAATATTGGGGATCGGGAGCTAACTTTACGGGGACTCATTTCTCCGATATGTACTTTGACGTGGAATCGATGACCCGCGATCGATTTGATGATTGGGTAGCCGGGATTAAAGAGACATCGTCAGCCTTAACATTGGAGGGGTACAAGCAATTGGTCGAGCCTTCAACCTCGGCAGTACAAACCTTTTCTTCCTTCCCGGAAGGCTTGTTCGAAATGACGGTAACCAAATACGGCGCCTCCCACAATCATGGTTTGTCTTGGGAACAAGCGAAAAAGTTTCAATTCGAAGAATAA
- the cyoD gene encoding cytochrome o ubiquinol oxidase subunit IV: MAHKEMTHSPEETHGSFKAYTLGFVFSIVLTVIPIAIVMNGWLEGRANAIMLMVFAVLQLAIQLLFFMHLREEKKPRYNLISLVFGLVILLVIVAGSMWIMMYNMVAV, encoded by the coding sequence ATGGCACATAAGGAAATGACCCATTCTCCGGAAGAAACGCACGGCTCTTTCAAAGCCTACACGCTCGGCTTTGTATTTTCCATCGTGCTGACAGTTATTCCGATTGCGATTGTGATGAACGGTTGGCTGGAGGGAAGGGCGAATGCCATCATGCTGATGGTGTTCGCTGTCCTGCAATTGGCCATACAGTTGTTGTTCTTCATGCATCTGCGCGAAGAGAAGAAGCCGCGATACAATCTGATTTCATTAGTATTTGGACTTGTGATTTTACTCGTCATAGTTGCCGGATCGATGTGGATCATGATGTACAACATGGTGGCGGTATAG
- the cyoC gene encoding cytochrome o ubiquinol oxidase subunit III produces the protein MAQSHTPENVNQADLHAEHHDHVDLEGVRTFGFWIYLMTDVILFGTFFATYMVLQGNTNGGPGPDDLFQMNGVIASTFILLTSSYTCGLALLAMNRGKLKALIGWLGVTTALGAIFIGLEISEFIHLVSEGATMGTSAFLSAFYTLVGTHGLHVIVGLVWMSGLMIQLARKGITPVTKRKVNIISLFWHFLDVVWIFVFTVVYLMGVS, from the coding sequence ATGGCTCAATCTCATACGCCTGAAAATGTAAATCAAGCCGATTTGCATGCAGAGCATCACGACCATGTGGATTTGGAAGGGGTGCGCACGTTCGGCTTCTGGATTTACCTGATGACGGATGTGATTCTATTCGGCACGTTCTTTGCAACGTATATGGTTCTGCAAGGGAACACGAACGGCGGGCCGGGGCCTGACGATCTATTCCAAATGAACGGCGTTATCGCAAGCACATTCATCTTGCTGACTAGCAGTTATACGTGTGGTCTAGCTCTGCTGGCGATGAATAGGGGAAAACTTAAAGCGCTGATCGGCTGGCTAGGAGTGACTACCGCGTTAGGCGCGATCTTCATCGGGCTAGAAATCAGCGAATTTATTCATTTGGTGAGCGAAGGGGCAACGATGGGGACGAGTGCTTTTCTATCCGCCTTCTACACCTTGGTAGGTACGCACGGATTGCATGTCATTGTCGGGCTTGTCTGGATGAGCGGGTTAATGATTCAGTTGGCACGCAAAGGAATTACGCCGGTCACGAAACGAAAAGTGAATATTATTAGCTTGTTCTGGCATTTCCTTGACGTCGTCTGGATTTTCGTGTTCACGGTCGTTTATTTAATGGGGGTGAGCTAA
- a CDS encoding UxaA family hydrolase translates to MAHEIAPKSDAIVMNERDHVATALRDLEAGETVSFSVGLENRTVKLLETVAFGHKLAVSDIGEGEDVCKYGEVIGRTTMEIAAGSHVHVHNIEGLRGRGDQAGKGANE, encoded by the coding sequence ATGGCTCATGAAATTGCTCCGAAGTCGGACGCCATCGTCATGAACGAAAGAGATCATGTCGCGACCGCGCTTAGGGATTTGGAAGCCGGAGAAACCGTTAGCTTTAGCGTCGGCTTGGAGAACCGGACGGTGAAGCTGCTCGAAACGGTGGCGTTCGGACACAAGTTAGCCGTATCGGATATCGGGGAAGGCGAAGACGTTTGCAAATACGGCGAAGTGATAGGCAGAACGACGATGGAGATCGCAGCGGGGAGCCACGTTCACGTGCATAACATCGAAGGCTTAAGAGGACGCGGAGATCAGGCCGGCAAGGGGGCGAACGAGTGA
- a CDS encoding UxaA family hydrolase, which yields MRTIEAYARENGDIGIRNHLLIIPTVICANQVCNRIMQMVPDTISIPHQHGCSQIGADKSRTFDVLAGTGRNPNVGAVIIISLGCEVVDPEALADAIRETGKPVVAFDIQSIGGSVKAIGHGVELAKKMKAELDRQRKTTVPLSKLKVAVKCGGSDATSGLSSNPALGYAADNVISSGGAIVIGETTEIIGAEHILASRCADEPTSGKLYEIVDRFEKEIERMGTDMRGGNPSPGNIAGGLTTIEEKSLGCISKCGTAPIQGVIEYAESIPEGGLYFMDSPGNDIECVSGMAAGGAHIVCFTTGRGTPTGAAVVPVIKITGNPRTYKTMEDNMDVDVSGMLNGELGLEQAGNRIWDEIVEVAEGKWTKAEVLGHQEFSINRIGPSL from the coding sequence GTGAGAACGATAGAGGCATACGCGAGAGAAAACGGAGACATCGGCATTCGTAATCATTTACTGATTATCCCGACGGTTATATGCGCAAACCAGGTATGCAATCGCATTATGCAGATGGTGCCGGATACGATTTCCATTCCGCATCAGCACGGGTGCAGCCAGATCGGCGCGGACAAAAGCCGCACGTTCGACGTCCTCGCCGGAACCGGCCGAAATCCGAACGTAGGCGCGGTTATCATCATTAGCTTGGGATGCGAGGTCGTCGATCCGGAGGCGTTGGCGGACGCGATTCGGGAAACGGGCAAGCCGGTCGTCGCGTTCGATATCCAGTCGATCGGCGGGTCCGTGAAAGCGATCGGACACGGAGTCGAATTGGCCAAGAAGATGAAAGCCGAGCTAGATCGGCAGCGGAAAACGACCGTTCCGTTAAGCAAGCTGAAGGTGGCGGTCAAATGCGGAGGTTCGGACGCGACATCCGGCCTATCCTCGAATCCCGCGCTGGGGTATGCGGCGGATAACGTCATCTCCTCGGGCGGAGCGATCGTCATCGGAGAGACGACGGAAATTATCGGAGCGGAGCACATCCTCGCGAGCCGTTGCGCGGATGAACCGACATCCGGCAAGCTCTACGAGATCGTCGATCGCTTCGAGAAAGAAATCGAGAGGATGGGCACCGACATGCGAGGCGGCAATCCGAGCCCCGGCAATATCGCGGGCGGATTGACGACAATCGAGGAGAAATCCCTTGGCTGCATTAGCAAATGCGGAACGGCGCCGATTCAAGGCGTCATCGAATACGCCGAATCGATTCCCGAAGGCGGATTGTATTTCATGGACTCGCCGGGCAACGATATCGAGTGCGTCTCGGGCATGGCGGCGGGCGGCGCGCATATCGTCTGTTTCACGACCGGGAGGGGAACCCCGACGGGAGCGGCCGTCGTGCCGGTCATCAAGATTACCGGCAATCCGCGCACGTACAAGACGATGGAAGACAACATGGACGTCGACGTAAGCGGCATGTTAAACGGCGAATTGGGTCTGGAGCAAGCCGGCAACCGCATTTGGGATGAAATCGTGGAGGTTGCCGAAGGGAAGTGGACGAAGGCGGAAGTATTGGGTCACCAGGAATTCAGCATTAACCGGATCGGTCCGAGCTTGTAA
- a CDS encoding cbb3-type cytochrome c oxidase subunit I, with protein sequence MWEKVKSFASEFFVTGDPLIYGADVSIALTLIALVSVLTYFKKWKWLWKEWLTTVDHKKIGIMYILSAFLMLFRGGVDALLMRLQLAVPELDFLLPDHYNQIFTTHGVIMILFMAMPFMFGLFNVMVPLQIGARDVAYPFLNALSFWLFFFGAMLFNLSFVIGGSPDAGWLAYPPYSELMYNPGPGQDFYIWGIQISGIGSLMTGINFIATILKMRAPGMKLMKMPMFSWSVLSSCIAIIFSFPILTATLALLFLDRYGGAHFFTLDGGGNPMMYINLIWMWGHPEVYIIVLPAFGIFSEIVATFSKKKLFGYKSMVYAMMIISLLSFLVWAHHFFTMGTGANVNAFFALTTMLIAIPTGAKVFNWLFTMFRGKITFETPMLWTIGFIPCFVTGGLTGVLLSVAPADFQFHNSYFLVAHFHHVIIGGVVFGYFAGLYYWWPKMFGFKLNERIGKWAFWFWNIGFYLCFMPQYVLGLMGMTRRVFSYGWDKGWGDLNLVSTIGAFLMGIAFLFQVWQIAHGVKHRKDNLDKTGDPWKHGRTLEWSIASPAPHYNFAVLPQVTEQDEWWEEKLRKKQGQFVPAAPKKLEPIHMPRNSGIPIIISAFFFVAGFGFVFHWTWFIIAGLAGVAACMVAHSFNYDTDYYIPVDEIERTEAESRVTN encoded by the coding sequence ATGTGGGAGAAAGTGAAAAGCTTCGCTTCCGAGTTTTTCGTAACGGGCGATCCGTTGATATATGGAGCGGACGTCAGTATTGCTTTGACGCTTATCGCACTCGTATCGGTATTAACGTATTTCAAAAAGTGGAAATGGCTGTGGAAGGAATGGCTGACGACCGTCGACCATAAGAAGATCGGAATCATGTACATTTTATCGGCTTTTCTGATGTTGTTCCGAGGCGGCGTAGACGCGCTTCTGATGCGGTTGCAGCTTGCTGTTCCGGAGCTGGACTTCTTGCTGCCGGATCACTATAACCAGATTTTCACTACGCACGGCGTAATCATGATTTTGTTTATGGCGATGCCGTTTATGTTCGGTTTGTTTAACGTGATGGTTCCGCTCCAAATTGGAGCAAGGGATGTCGCCTATCCGTTCCTTAACGCGCTTAGCTTTTGGTTGTTCTTCTTCGGAGCGATGCTGTTTAACTTGAGCTTCGTCATCGGAGGTTCCCCGGATGCCGGATGGCTGGCTTATCCGCCTTATTCGGAACTAATGTACAACCCGGGTCCCGGACAAGATTTCTACATTTGGGGCATTCAGATTTCGGGTATCGGAAGTCTGATGACCGGGATTAACTTTATTGCGACGATTCTGAAAATGCGCGCGCCGGGCATGAAGCTGATGAAAATGCCGATGTTCTCGTGGTCGGTGCTGTCTAGCTGTATTGCGATTATTTTTTCTTTTCCAATCCTTACGGCGACGCTAGCATTGCTGTTTTTGGACCGATATGGCGGAGCGCATTTCTTTACGCTGGACGGTGGCGGCAATCCCATGATGTATATCAATCTGATTTGGATGTGGGGACATCCCGAGGTATATATTATTGTTCTTCCCGCATTCGGAATATTCTCGGAAATCGTTGCGACCTTCTCGAAGAAGAAGCTGTTCGGATACAAGTCCATGGTGTACGCCATGATGATCATAAGTCTCTTATCGTTCCTTGTATGGGCGCATCACTTCTTTACGATGGGAACGGGGGCGAACGTGAATGCCTTCTTTGCCCTAACGACGATGCTGATCGCCATCCCGACGGGCGCCAAGGTGTTCAACTGGCTGTTTACGATGTTTCGAGGCAAAATCACGTTCGAGACGCCGATGTTATGGACGATCGGATTTATCCCTTGTTTTGTGACGGGGGGGTTAACGGGCGTGCTGCTCTCGGTAGCCCCGGCCGATTTCCAGTTTCATAACAGTTACTTCTTAGTCGCTCATTTCCATCATGTCATTATTGGCGGCGTCGTATTCGGTTACTTCGCGGGCTTGTATTACTGGTGGCCCAAAATGTTCGGCTTTAAGCTGAACGAGCGCATTGGCAAGTGGGCGTTCTGGTTCTGGAATATCGGTTTCTATCTCTGTTTCATGCCGCAATACGTGCTCGGGCTGATGGGGATGACGCGACGGGTCTTTTCATACGGATGGGACAAAGGGTGGGGTGACCTCAACCTGGTATCGACGATTGGCGCCTTCTTGATGGGTATTGCTTTCCTCTTCCAAGTTTGGCAAATTGCGCATGGCGTCAAGCATCGTAAAGACAACTTGGACAAGACGGGCGATCCGTGGAAACATGGACGAACGCTGGAATGGTCGATTGCTTCCCCGGCTCCTCATTACAACTTCGCGGTGTTGCCGCAAGTTACGGAGCAAGATGAGTGGTGGGAGGAGAAGCTGCGCAAGAAACAGGGACAATTCGTTCCGGCAGCTCCGAAGAAGCTTGAGCCGATCCATATGCCCAGAAACTCGGGAATTCCAATTATCATATCGGCTTTCTTCTTCGTCGCCGGTTTTGGGTTTGTCTTTCACTGGACGTGGTTTATCATTGCCGGATTAGCTGGCGTAGCGGCATGTATGGTCGCTCATTCCTTCAACTATGATACGGATTATTACATTCCCGTGGATGAGATCGAACGCACGGAAGCGGAAAGCAGGGTGACGAACTAA
- a CDS encoding dihydrodipicolinate synthase family protein: MLTEQTLHGIIVPIITPFNRRGNLDIKSFRDMVKRLANNGVHGLVIDGTTGASSAIELIELKTLILTARKAMGDIPLIVDTGSNNIATTVTTTVWAKSLGADAAIVVAPSFDRPSQQSMIQYFHALSDARLPIILHDHPRHTGMTLELETIQEITRMDHILGIKDSTGDIKRCFKLARYLTKPILCGEDELFFASLCYGGSGGIMASANLDSDQFVQVYELYRFGKIDQANRLFNQLLPLIQFLSSEPNPAPLQWLLAERGHIRSDRLRPPATTKSTVAEM, translated from the coding sequence GTGCTAACGGAACAAACTTTGCACGGCATTATCGTACCCATCATCACGCCGTTTAATCGTCGCGGAAATTTGGATATCAAATCATTCAGAGATATGGTTAAACGTTTGGCGAACAACGGAGTACACGGTCTTGTCATTGACGGGACGACGGGGGCGTCGTCGGCCATCGAACTCATTGAATTGAAAACCCTCATCTTAACGGCGCGCAAAGCAATGGGAGACATTCCGCTCATCGTGGATACGGGCTCCAATAACATCGCAACGACCGTTACAACAACGGTATGGGCCAAATCGCTTGGCGCCGATGCGGCCATCGTGGTCGCGCCTAGCTTCGATCGCCCTTCCCAGCAAAGCATGATTCAGTATTTCCATGCCTTATCCGACGCGCGGCTTCCGATCATTCTCCATGACCATCCTCGGCATACCGGGATGACGTTGGAGTTAGAAACGATACAAGAAATTACGCGGATGGATCATATTCTCGGCATCAAGGATAGCACCGGCGATATTAAGCGATGTTTCAAGCTCGCTCGATACTTGACCAAACCGATTCTATGCGGCGAAGACGAGCTTTTCTTTGCTTCGCTCTGTTACGGAGGGAGCGGCGGAATTATGGCCAGCGCTAATCTGGATAGCGATCAGTTCGTTCAAGTCTATGAGCTGTACCGGTTCGGCAAAATCGATCAAGCCAATCGCTTATTCAACCAATTGCTCCCGCTCATCCAGTTTCTGTCCTCGGAACCGAATCCCGCTCCGCTGCAATGGCTTCTCGCCGAGCGCGGGCATATCCGTTCAGATCGGCTTCGCCCGCCCGCGACGACTAAAAGCACTGTAGCGGAAATGTAA